A genomic region of Hyalangium gracile contains the following coding sequences:
- a CDS encoding acyl-CoA dehydrogenase family protein, protein MDFQLTDSQRALQETARKYAREVIRPKAAHYDETAEFPRELISAAHELGLVNLGAPAEYGGSGLTHLEQVIVCEELAWGCSGVATSLYVNDLANLPILLAGTEDQKKRLLTHFGERPKLAAFCLTEPAAGSDVAGMSTTARREGDHYVLNGSKCFISNGGYAEQFTVFATLDKSKRHKGISCFVVEGKPAGLTIGKHENKMGQRASNTVSLTFDEVRVPVANRVGEEGEGFRIAMETLDNSRPVTASFSVGIARAALEHSLEYSSQRQTFGKPIREHQGIQFMLADMGMNIQAARLLVHQSAWLLDSGQKNTLVSSYAKCFAADMAMKVTTDAVQVYGGYGYIKDYPVEKLMRDAKLIQVYEGTSQVQRIVIARELFK, encoded by the coding sequence ATGGACTTCCAGCTCACGGACTCTCAGCGCGCCCTCCAGGAGACTGCGCGCAAATACGCTCGCGAGGTCATCCGCCCCAAGGCCGCCCACTATGATGAGACGGCAGAATTCCCCCGGGAGCTGATCTCCGCCGCTCACGAGCTGGGCCTCGTGAACCTGGGCGCTCCCGCCGAGTATGGCGGCTCGGGGCTCACCCACCTGGAGCAGGTCATCGTCTGCGAGGAGCTGGCCTGGGGCTGCTCGGGCGTGGCCACCTCGCTCTACGTGAACGACCTGGCCAACCTGCCCATCCTCCTGGCCGGCACCGAGGACCAGAAGAAGCGGCTGCTCACGCACTTCGGCGAGCGCCCCAAGCTGGCCGCCTTCTGCCTCACCGAGCCCGCCGCCGGCTCGGACGTGGCCGGCATGAGCACCACCGCCCGCCGCGAGGGGGACCACTACGTCCTCAACGGCTCCAAGTGCTTCATCAGCAACGGCGGCTACGCCGAGCAGTTCACCGTCTTCGCCACGCTCGACAAGAGCAAGCGCCACAAGGGCATCTCCTGCTTCGTCGTCGAGGGCAAGCCCGCCGGGCTCACCATCGGCAAGCACGAGAACAAGATGGGCCAGCGCGCCAGCAACACCGTCTCGCTCACCTTCGACGAGGTGCGCGTGCCGGTGGCCAACCGCGTCGGCGAGGAGGGCGAGGGCTTCCGCATCGCCATGGAGACGCTGGACAACAGCCGCCCCGTCACCGCCAGCTTCTCGGTGGGCATCGCTCGCGCCGCGCTCGAGCACAGCCTGGAGTACAGCTCGCAGCGCCAGACGTTCGGCAAGCCCATCCGCGAGCACCAGGGCATCCAGTTCATGCTCGCCGACATGGGCATGAACATCCAGGCCGCGCGCCTGCTGGTGCACCAGAGCGCCTGGCTGCTCGACAGCGGCCAGAAGAACACCCTGGTCTCCAGCTACGCCAAGTGCTTCGCCGCCGACATGGCCATGAAGGTCACCACCGACGCCGTCCAGGTGTACGGCGGCTACGGCTACATCAAGGACTACCCCGTCGAGAAGCTGATGCGCGACGCCAAGCTCATCCAGGTCTACGAGGGCACCAGCCAGGTCCAGCGCATCGTCATCGCTCGGGAACTGTTCAAGTAG
- a CDS encoding Ig-like domain-containing protein, whose product MQRPIWRLGAALAVALGIIAACGGGEPTEDEPELLLSAAPRQIGNQGQASTITITATNGDGSNGTGTVTLKAAAGALGNSAAEETVTLANGKATTSFTCDKAADPKCAGNVRIDGTWGTATGAVTLTVGSSTTPDGGSGNPDGGSGNPDGGSGNPDGGSGSGDGGTKLTVASSKTSVFTSVGDYAEITATLTGTNNAPKPGESITFDTNFGGLQVNASDTPAQSVQASTDGAGKAMVRLVESGPTGNATVRARHTASGAQASVAVKITNIQQITHTTTTCGGVTCTIMGVKGSGFNEQAQVSFKVVDSTSQPVAGIPVTFSIPNPPTGTTVSPSAVTNPQGIATAIVSSGPTIGAIVVHAVAIQGRVEVDSPNIGIRGAKVSNQGFNLRCDLANIGTRASTSPGQPRPFSIGCDVKVVDRYNNPVGTGTTVNFKVEAGNIPNSVATKAYSPTGNNDLEGTGEVLFNTTGGTPFPLNVTPLPADPNQYPQPRQEEPSATEGSVLKNPRDSLVTVIAYLRGEEYFSDTNNNGQWDSGEQFIDQGEPLVDSNDNGVWDLGETYIDEAPADGQWNGPNGRWDNDTSIWTATYILYSGFPVSYNSYLLPNPWGCVPRNQGWFVNTFFFDDYFNRPQLANSQYGISHSAAKGSVRISGTMLDGYGFGIERLRVNASNNQECTPDAPICIWKTLFYDWKHHVNIAEVKGSTGGGSCVPDVLTVTITTLGTSAAASAPGTLE is encoded by the coding sequence ATGCAACGTCCGATTTGGCGCCTGGGCGCCGCCCTGGCGGTCGCGCTGGGTATCATCGCCGCCTGCGGCGGTGGCGAGCCGACCGAAGATGAGCCGGAGCTCCTCCTGTCCGCAGCCCCCCGGCAGATCGGCAACCAGGGGCAGGCTTCGACGATCACGATCACCGCGACGAATGGCGACGGCTCGAACGGCACGGGGACCGTCACGCTGAAGGCGGCGGCGGGCGCGCTGGGTAACAGCGCCGCTGAGGAGACGGTGACGCTCGCCAACGGCAAGGCGACGACGAGCTTCACCTGCGACAAGGCCGCGGACCCGAAGTGCGCGGGCAACGTGCGCATCGACGGTACGTGGGGCACGGCCACCGGGGCCGTCACCCTGACGGTCGGCTCCAGCACCACGCCGGACGGTGGCTCGGGCAACCCGGACGGCGGCTCGGGCAACCCGGACGGCGGCTCGGGCAACCCCGATGGCGGCAGCGGCTCGGGTGACGGTGGCACGAAGCTGACGGTGGCCAGCTCCAAGACCTCGGTCTTCACCAGCGTGGGCGACTACGCGGAGATCACCGCCACGCTGACCGGGACCAACAACGCCCCGAAGCCGGGGGAGTCCATCACCTTCGATACGAACTTCGGCGGCCTCCAGGTGAACGCCAGCGATACCCCGGCGCAGTCCGTCCAGGCGAGCACGGACGGTGCGGGCAAGGCGATGGTGCGGCTCGTGGAGAGCGGGCCGACGGGTAACGCGACGGTTCGCGCCCGTCACACGGCGTCAGGCGCTCAGGCGAGCGTGGCGGTGAAGATCACCAACATCCAGCAGATCACCCACACGACGACCACGTGCGGCGGCGTGACGTGCACCATCATGGGAGTGAAGGGCTCGGGCTTCAACGAGCAGGCCCAGGTCTCGTTCAAGGTGGTGGACTCGACGAGTCAGCCGGTCGCGGGCATCCCGGTGACCTTCAGCATTCCGAACCCGCCTACGGGCACCACCGTGTCGCCCTCCGCCGTCACCAACCCCCAGGGCATCGCGACGGCGATCGTGTCCTCGGGACCGACCATTGGCGCCATCGTGGTGCATGCCGTCGCCATCCAGGGCCGCGTCGAGGTGGACAGCCCCAACATCGGCATCCGTGGAGCGAAGGTGTCCAACCAGGGCTTCAACCTCCGGTGTGACCTGGCCAACATCGGGACCCGCGCGTCCACCTCTCCTGGCCAGCCTCGCCCCTTCAGCATCGGCTGCGACGTGAAGGTGGTGGACCGCTACAACAACCCCGTGGGGACCGGAACCACGGTGAACTTCAAGGTCGAGGCCGGCAACATCCCCAACTCCGTCGCGACCAAGGCCTACTCGCCCACTGGCAACAATGATCTCGAAGGCACGGGTGAGGTGCTCTTCAATACCACGGGCGGCACGCCCTTCCCCCTGAACGTCACTCCCCTTCCCGCGGATCCCAATCAGTATCCGCAGCCTCGGCAGGAGGAGCCTTCCGCCACGGAAGGCAGTGTCCTCAAGAACCCTCGTGACAGCCTCGTCACGGTCATCGCCTACCTGCGAGGCGAAGAGTACTTCTCGGATACCAACAACAACGGTCAGTGGGATTCCGGAGAGCAGTTCATCGACCAGGGCGAGCCCCTGGTCGATTCAAACGACAACGGCGTCTGGGATCTGGGCGAAACGTATATCGACGAAGCCCCTGCCGATGGTCAGTGGAACGGCCCCAATGGGAGGTGGGACAACGACACTTCCATCTGGACCGCAACCTACATCCTCTACTCGGGCTTCCCGGTCAGCTACAACAGCTACCTGCTCCCCAACCCCTGGGGCTGCGTGCCTCGGAACCAGGGCTGGTTCGTCAATACGTTCTTCTTCGACGACTACTTCAACCGGCCTCAGCTGGCGAACAGCCAGTACGGCATCAGCCACAGCGCGGCCAAGGGGAGCGTCCGGATCAGTGGCACGATGCTGGATGGCTACGGCTTTGGTATCGAAAGGCTGCGGGTCAACGCCTCCAACAACCAGGAGTGCACTCCCGACGCCCCAATCTGTATCTGGAAGACCCTCTTCTACGACTGGAAGCACCACGTGAACATCGCGGAGGTCAAGGGCTCTACTGGCGGCGGGTCCTGTGTACCGGACGTCCTGACGGTGACCATCACCACGCTCGGCACCAGCGCAGCCGCATCGGCTCCCGGCACCCTGGAGTAA
- a CDS encoding KpsF/GutQ family sugar-phosphate isomerase: MARARRSTANKPRLRALPGRALASALPRTEEAEASLAYAQGVLEAESRAILGVRLGDSFLRALGLLRECQGQAVVTGMGKAGLIGQKLSATLASTGIRSFFLHPAEAVHGDLGRVGKGDVILALSNSGSTEELLRLLPSFRRLATPVIALTGEPESPLARGADVVLDIGRIEEACPMGLVPTASTAALHAVGDALAMTLLRSRTFGTEEYALLHPGGKIGRSVQRVFEVMRTGPANPVVRDTAKLSDAVAVMTKTPGRPGATNVVDRQGRLVGIFTDGDLRRLVEQGRTDFTTPVREVMGRRPRCVSPETLVLTAAAQMREARVDQLPVVDAEGRAVGLLDVQDLLSARFL; this comes from the coding sequence ATGGCCCGCGCCCGCCGCTCCACCGCCAACAAGCCCCGCCTCCGTGCCCTTCCCGGCCGTGCCCTCGCCAGCGCACTTCCTCGCACCGAGGAGGCCGAGGCGTCCCTCGCCTACGCCCAGGGCGTCCTCGAGGCCGAGTCCCGCGCCATCCTGGGCGTGCGGCTGGGAGACTCGTTCCTGCGGGCGCTCGGGCTGCTGCGCGAGTGCCAGGGTCAGGCGGTAGTGACGGGCATGGGCAAGGCGGGCCTCATCGGCCAGAAGCTGTCGGCCACGCTCGCCTCCACCGGCATCCGCTCGTTCTTCCTCCACCCCGCCGAGGCCGTGCATGGCGACCTGGGGCGCGTGGGCAAGGGGGACGTCATCCTCGCCCTCTCCAACAGCGGCTCCACCGAGGAGCTGCTGCGGCTGCTGCCCTCGTTCCGGCGCCTGGCCACCCCCGTCATCGCCCTCACCGGCGAGCCGGAGAGCCCGCTGGCTCGCGGGGCGGACGTCGTGCTCGACATCGGTCGCATCGAGGAGGCGTGCCCCATGGGCCTGGTGCCCACCGCCTCCACCGCCGCGCTGCATGCGGTGGGCGATGCGCTGGCGATGACCCTGCTGCGCTCGCGTACCTTCGGGACGGAGGAGTATGCGCTGCTGCACCCCGGCGGGAAGATCGGCCGCTCCGTGCAGCGCGTCTTCGAGGTGATGCGTACCGGCCCGGCCAACCCCGTGGTGCGCGACACCGCGAAGCTCTCCGACGCCGTGGCCGTCATGACGAAGACGCCGGGCCGACCGGGCGCCACCAACGTGGTGGACCGCCAGGGGCGGCTGGTGGGCATCTTCACCGACGGCGACTTGCGCCGACTGGTGGAGCAGGGCCGCACGGACTTCACGACCCCGGTGCGCGAGGTGATGGGCCGCCGCCCCAGGTGCGTGAGCCCGGAGACGCTGGTGCTCACCGCCGCGGCCCAGATGCGCGAGGCCCGGGTGGACCAGCTCCCGGTGGTGGACGCCGAGGGTCGCGCCGTGGGCCTGCTGGACGTGCAGGACCTGCTGTCCGCGCGGTTCCTCTGA
- the fsa gene encoding fructose-6-phosphate aldolase, translating into MKFFIDTADVGEIRKAYEMGCVDGVTTNPSLLAKVGRGLEETIREICSIVDGPVSAECVSLEAPALIQEGRTLAKIHDNVVVKIPMGVEGMKAVKALTAEGIRTNVTLVFSANQALLCAKAGATYVSPFVGRLDDISEDGMELISNIIEIYRNYDFTTQVLVASVRNPIHVLQAARLGADVATLPFSVINQLAQHPLTDIGIKKFLADWEKVPKK; encoded by the coding sequence ATGAAGTTCTTCATCGACACCGCGGACGTTGGAGAGATCCGCAAGGCATACGAGATGGGCTGTGTGGACGGCGTCACCACCAACCCGTCGCTGCTGGCGAAGGTCGGCCGCGGTCTCGAGGAGACCATCCGGGAGATCTGCTCCATCGTGGACGGTCCGGTGAGCGCCGAGTGCGTCTCGCTGGAGGCGCCCGCGCTCATCCAGGAGGGGCGCACGCTGGCGAAGATCCACGACAACGTGGTGGTGAAGATCCCCATGGGCGTGGAGGGCATGAAGGCGGTGAAGGCGCTGACGGCCGAGGGCATCCGGACGAACGTGACGCTGGTGTTCTCGGCCAACCAGGCGCTGCTGTGCGCCAAGGCGGGAGCCACCTACGTGTCTCCGTTCGTGGGCCGGCTGGACGACATCTCCGAGGATGGGATGGAGCTCATCTCCAACATCATCGAGATCTACCGGAACTACGACTTCACCACGCAGGTGCTGGTGGCCAGCGTGCGCAACCCCATCCACGTGCTGCAGGCGGCGCGGCTGGGCGCGGACGTGGCCACGCTGCCCTTCAGCGTCATCAACCAGCTGGCGCAGCACCCGCTCACCGACATCGGCATCAAGAAGTTCCTGGCCGACTGGGAGAAGGTTCCCAAGAAGTAG
- a CDS encoding tetratricopeptide repeat protein: MTLSFAFATAALLAAEPTNLPPNHPPVPPGTTASPARPGSMPEGHPAVPGGSAMPSQGALPEGHPPMQGSGAAPPPPSGALPDGHPPMSGMGRAPPSAEELLKQLDSTEGLRARDKTFEIASSLGKLYYTNGRPSEAMVYFLQAEQKAMGTRTLFVEQRKKLGKKPVPSAQEANCGFTPSTPVEEMGKVAEERAKKGDTAGAVACAKAALVPVVEVEVLRGNALYLTGEKAGALVVYERALDVVPSNQEALFARSALLYESKGEDVKALQAAHEGFEAFIAAYPDSPRADLARQLSKFAEETAKAGGREKWKQVRAEERRIRLSQPRPSEPMAMAPMAGATGPMAGSAGSMGGQGQDGPPVLTQEMVDAVQNTERTPELEAGLAKLVEEGEENLAKGQYDAALGVYRRVVPFQPENGRAKAGMAWALVGLGRPMADRVWGVAVGSDPAAVEKLGDTLMAKGDAKGAKALWAKLLQSVPDYPNKAALQAKASQ; the protein is encoded by the coding sequence ATGACCCTCTCTTTTGCTTTCGCGACCGCGGCCCTGCTCGCCGCCGAGCCCACCAACCTTCCGCCCAACCACCCGCCCGTCCCTCCGGGGACCACTGCCTCTCCCGCGCGGCCTGGCTCCATGCCTGAGGGGCATCCCGCGGTGCCGGGCGGCTCGGCCATGCCCTCGCAGGGCGCCCTGCCCGAGGGCCATCCGCCCATGCAGGGCAGTGGAGCCGCGCCACCGCCGCCGTCCGGGGCGCTGCCCGACGGCCACCCGCCGATGTCGGGCATGGGGCGAGCGCCGCCCAGCGCGGAGGAGCTGCTCAAGCAGCTCGACTCGACGGAGGGCCTGCGCGCGCGGGACAAGACGTTCGAGATCGCCTCCTCGCTCGGCAAGCTCTACTACACGAATGGCCGGCCCTCGGAGGCGATGGTGTACTTCCTCCAGGCCGAGCAGAAGGCGATGGGGACGCGGACACTGTTCGTGGAGCAGCGCAAGAAGCTGGGCAAGAAGCCCGTCCCGAGCGCTCAGGAGGCCAACTGCGGCTTCACCCCGTCCACTCCGGTGGAAGAGATGGGGAAGGTGGCGGAGGAGCGGGCGAAGAAGGGGGACACCGCGGGCGCGGTGGCCTGCGCGAAGGCCGCGCTGGTGCCGGTGGTGGAGGTGGAGGTGCTGCGTGGCAACGCCCTCTACCTGACGGGTGAAAAGGCGGGCGCGCTGGTGGTGTACGAGCGGGCGCTGGACGTGGTGCCTTCCAACCAGGAGGCGCTCTTCGCGCGCTCGGCGCTGCTGTACGAGTCGAAGGGCGAGGACGTGAAGGCGCTGCAGGCGGCGCACGAGGGCTTCGAGGCCTTCATCGCGGCGTATCCCGACTCGCCTCGGGCGGACCTGGCCAGGCAGCTCAGCAAGTTCGCGGAGGAGACGGCGAAGGCGGGCGGCCGGGAGAAGTGGAAGCAGGTGCGCGCGGAAGAGCGGCGCATCCGCCTGTCCCAGCCGAGGCCGTCGGAGCCCATGGCCATGGCACCCATGGCGGGTGCGACGGGGCCGATGGCGGGCTCGGCGGGCTCCATGGGCGGGCAGGGCCAGGATGGGCCGCCCGTGCTGACGCAGGAGATGGTGGACGCCGTCCAGAACACCGAGCGCACGCCCGAGCTGGAGGCCGGCCTGGCGAAGCTGGTGGAGGAGGGCGAGGAGAACCTGGCCAAGGGCCAGTATGACGCGGCGCTGGGGGTGTACCGGCGCGTGGTGCCCTTCCAGCCTGAGAATGGCCGCGCGAAGGCGGGCATGGCCTGGGCGCTGGTGGGGCTGGGCAGGCCCATGGCGGACCGGGTGTGGGGCGTGGCGGTGGGCTCGGATCCGGCGGCGGTGGAGAAGCTGGGCGACACGCTCATGGCCAAGGGTGACGCCAAGGGCGCCAAGGCGCTCTGGGCGAAGCTGCTCCAGTCCGTGCCGGACTACCCGAACAAGGCGGCGCTGCAGGCCAAGGCCAGCCAGTAG